Proteins co-encoded in one Thermomicrobiales bacterium genomic window:
- the phoU gene encoding phosphate signaling complex protein PhoU, with translation MTREQYMRSLSHLRDQVVQLSSMVDKAIARSTDALKNQDIELAQQVVSADHDINELRWGLESEALAVIAMQAPMAGDLRQIVAGLHIISELERMGDHAAGNAKIALLTADEPPLKPLVDIPRMSSVARSMLSSAIDAFITSDVELARKTMARDDEIDQLYNQVYRELLTFMMEDQRTINRATHLLWAAHNLERIGDRTENICEFVVYSVTGNIAEAYIPA, from the coding sequence ATGACCCGCGAACAGTACATGCGGAGTCTCAGTCACCTGAGAGACCAGGTGGTGCAGCTGAGCTCGATGGTTGACAAAGCAATAGCCCGTTCGACTGATGCCCTCAAGAATCAGGATATCGAGCTCGCGCAACAGGTCGTGAGCGCCGATCACGACATCAACGAGCTCCGGTGGGGACTGGAGAGCGAAGCGCTTGCGGTGATCGCCATGCAAGCTCCAATGGCTGGCGATCTTCGGCAGATCGTTGCTGGGTTGCACATCATCTCCGAGCTCGAACGTATGGGCGACCACGCTGCGGGCAACGCGAAAATTGCCCTGCTCACCGCGGATGAGCCACCCTTGAAACCGCTCGTGGATATTCCCCGCATGTCATCGGTGGCGCGAAGCATGCTTTCGAGCGCGATCGATGCGTTCATTACGTCGGACGTCGAACTTGCCAGAAAAACGATGGCGAGAGATGACGAAATCGACCAACTCTATAACCAGGTCTATCGCGAGTTGTTGACGTTCATGATGGAAGATCAGCGCACCATCAACCGGGCGACGCATCTTCTCTGGGCTGCGCACAATCTGGAGCGCATTGGGGACCGAACGGAAAACATCTGCGAGTTCGTGGTCTATTCCGTGACGGGGAACATTGCCGAGGCGTACATTCCGGCCTAG
- the pstB gene encoding phosphate ABC transporter ATP-binding protein PstB, with translation MTQQLERTSLLDAPVNSAAGEPLIDINNLNVYYGSFHAVGDVTFDIAKNQITALIGPSGCGKSTVLRCINRMNDLIPSARVEGEIRFHGENILGSNVDPVMVRRRIGMVFQKPNPFPKSIYDNVAWGAKVNGIRKGMDELVEWCLRSAALWDEVKDKLDQSGLALSGGQQQRLCIARALANNPDVILMDEPCSALDPISTLRIEDLMRELAQNYTIAIVTHNMQQAARVSDQTVFFSLGENRMGTLIESSPTRELFTNPRDSRTEDYITGRFG, from the coding sequence ATGACACAACAGCTCGAACGAACCAGTCTGCTCGACGCGCCGGTCAATTCCGCCGCCGGTGAGCCGCTTATCGACATAAACAACTTGAATGTGTACTACGGAAGCTTTCATGCCGTTGGCGATGTGACCTTCGACATTGCGAAGAACCAAATCACCGCCCTGATCGGACCGTCTGGCTGCGGGAAGAGCACAGTGCTCCGCTGTATCAATCGGATGAACGATCTCATTCCGTCCGCGCGTGTGGAAGGGGAGATTCGCTTCCATGGTGAGAACATCCTGGGATCGAATGTCGACCCGGTGATGGTTCGCCGTAGGATCGGCATGGTCTTCCAGAAGCCGAACCCCTTTCCCAAGAGCATCTATGACAATGTCGCATGGGGCGCCAAGGTCAACGGGATTCGCAAGGGAATGGATGAGCTGGTCGAATGGTGTCTTCGCTCGGCCGCGTTATGGGACGAAGTCAAGGACAAGCTCGATCAGAGCGGTCTCGCGCTCTCTGGCGGCCAGCAGCAGCGACTCTGCATCGCCCGGGCGCTGGCGAACAATCCGGACGTGATCCTGATGGATGAGCCGTGCTCGGCGCTGGACCCCATCTCGACGCTGCGCATCGAGGACCTCATGCGGGAACTCGCGCAGAACTACACAATCGCTATCGTGACGCACAATATGCAGCAAGCAGCGCGCGTTTCCGATCAAACGGTCTTCTTCTCACTTGGAGAGAACCGAATGGGCACACTGATCGAATCGAGCCCAACGCGCGAGCTTTTCACCAACCCACGTGACAGCCGAACCGAAGACTACATCACCGGGCGCTTTGGATAG
- the pstA gene encoding phosphate ABC transporter permease PstA, translated as MSAESFVPQSGSLSDTGNLPRRQRIASVGRWVLLTATLLAVGALVVLLWYIFQRGWDWLSWGLLTNPPSRKPEKAGLSIAISGTLWIISLTLLVAFPMGVAAAIYLEEYAPKNRWTRMLQINISNLAGVPSVVYGLLGLGIFVEWLNLGRVVLAGALTMALLSLPVIIIASQEALKAIPWSLREAAYGVGATRWQVTASHVLPAAVPGILTGVILAVSRAIGETAPLLVAGAAGFVTAKPSGFFDSYTTIPIQIYNWMSRPQTEFRDLAAAGIIVLLALLISMNLIAIIVRQRFSSRTRW; from the coding sequence ATGAGCGCCGAGTCTTTCGTGCCGCAGTCTGGTTCGCTTTCGGACACGGGGAATCTCCCTCGCCGTCAGCGGATCGCCTCCGTCGGGCGCTGGGTGCTCTTGACTGCCACGCTCCTTGCGGTCGGCGCCCTGGTGGTTCTCCTTTGGTACATCTTCCAGCGCGGCTGGGATTGGCTCAGCTGGGGGCTGTTGACGAACCCGCCGTCGCGTAAGCCGGAAAAGGCGGGGCTCAGCATCGCCATCTCCGGCACGCTTTGGATCATTTCGCTCACATTGCTCGTGGCATTCCCCATGGGAGTGGCTGCCGCCATTTATCTCGAGGAGTACGCGCCCAAGAACCGCTGGACCCGCATGCTCCAGATCAACATTTCGAACCTGGCAGGCGTGCCATCGGTCGTTTATGGCTTGCTTGGGCTTGGCATCTTTGTCGAGTGGCTCAATCTTGGCCGCGTGGTGCTCGCAGGGGCGCTGACCATGGCCCTCCTGAGCTTGCCGGTCATCATCATTGCCAGCCAGGAAGCGCTGAAGGCGATCCCGTGGTCGCTACGGGAGGCCGCATACGGCGTTGGAGCCACGCGCTGGCAGGTCACGGCCTCGCACGTTCTCCCGGCCGCGGTTCCCGGCATTCTGACCGGTGTGATCCTTGCCGTGTCCCGAGCAATCGGCGAGACCGCGCCCTTGCTCGTGGCGGGCGCTGCCGGATTCGTCACGGCCAAACCAAGCGGGTTTTTCGATTCCTACACGACCATTCCGATCCAGATCTACAACTGGATGTCCCGTCCCCAAACGGAGTTTAGAGACCTGGCCGCGGCTGGCATCATCGTGCTGCTCGCGTTGCTCATCTCCATGAATCTCATCGCGATCATTGTCCGGCAGCGGTTTAGCTCCAGGACACGGTGGTAG
- the pstC gene encoding phosphate ABC transporter permease subunit PstC yields MERDRPSFPDEPISLYGPGTSSGTFDYFTAEIVGEGSSTNYLPSEDDNQLVEGVAGNTNALGYFGLAYYEQNADRLKLVAIDGGSGCVEPTAETVGDLTYAPLSRPLYVMNAESLQRPEVQGSWFVCAAGEIVADVGYVGSLPGLCRRPVKLCCYRWSGTPGLGQLDKTVFPLGTAPTLGAVRRVRKRCGLIRMATAERSSFMAIDPTTGTDIGTETVPFFRPGHSYVDQDLLRRQHLTEKAAGYILLACAVVSVLTTIGIVVVLLAQAVNFFADVSVVDFLTGTTWTALFQNQQEWGVLPLVSATLMVTLLSMVIAVPIGLMSAIYLSEYASPRMRAILKPVLELLAGIPTIIYGFFALTFITPDILKRIWTQTSVYNVLAAAIAVGIMIVPLIASLSEDAIRAVPRSMREGAYALGATKLEVSGRIIVPAALSGIVASFILAASRAVGETMIVALAAGSKAQMVTNPLGPGETMTGYIVQVVSGDAPRGSTIYYSLFAVGLLLFVMTLALNIFSHWFVRRFREEYE; encoded by the coding sequence ATGGAGCGAGATCGACCGTCGTTCCCGGATGAGCCGATTTCGCTCTACGGCCCCGGCACGTCTTCGGGAACCTTCGACTACTTCACCGCTGAGATCGTCGGCGAAGGCAGCTCGACCAATTACCTCCCGAGCGAAGATGACAACCAACTGGTGGAAGGCGTTGCCGGCAATACGAACGCGCTTGGCTACTTCGGACTGGCCTACTACGAGCAGAATGCCGACCGGCTCAAGCTGGTGGCGATCGATGGCGGTAGCGGCTGTGTCGAGCCAACTGCTGAAACCGTTGGCGATCTCACCTACGCGCCGCTTTCACGGCCACTGTACGTCATGAATGCCGAAAGCTTGCAGCGTCCTGAAGTCCAGGGTTCTTGGTTCGTCTGCGCCGCAGGCGAGATCGTCGCTGACGTCGGATACGTCGGATCTCTGCCAGGTCTATGCAGAAGACCAGTCAAGCTGTGCTGCTATCGATGGTCCGGCACGCCCGGACTCGGCCAGCTAGACAAGACCGTCTTTCCGCTTGGGACGGCTCCGACACTCGGAGCCGTCCGTCGCGTCAGGAAGAGGTGCGGTTTAATACGCATGGCAACCGCTGAGCGAAGTTCATTCATGGCGATCGATCCGACGACAGGCACAGACATTGGAACCGAGACTGTGCCGTTTTTTCGGCCCGGTCACTCCTACGTCGATCAGGATCTGTTGCGACGACAGCACCTGACCGAAAAGGCCGCTGGGTACATTCTGCTCGCATGCGCGGTGGTTTCCGTCCTGACCACGATCGGGATCGTGGTGGTGTTGCTGGCGCAAGCGGTCAACTTCTTTGCCGACGTGTCGGTCGTCGACTTCCTGACCGGGACCACCTGGACAGCGCTCTTTCAGAATCAGCAAGAGTGGGGTGTCCTGCCGTTGGTCTCCGCTACGCTGATGGTCACGCTCCTCTCGATGGTGATCGCGGTGCCGATTGGGTTGATGAGCGCCATTTATCTGAGCGAGTACGCGTCTCCCCGAATGCGCGCCATTTTGAAACCGGTGCTGGAATTGCTGGCCGGTATCCCGACCATCATCTACGGTTTCTTCGCGCTGACATTCATTACCCCGGACATTCTGAAGCGAATCTGGACCCAGACGAGTGTCTACAACGTGTTGGCCGCGGCGATCGCCGTCGGAATCATGATCGTGCCGCTCATTGCCTCGCTCTCCGAGGACGCAATTCGCGCTGTGCCGCGCTCGATGCGCGAAGGCGCCTATGCGCTGGGCGCCACCAAGCTGGAGGTTTCGGGGCGCATCATCGTGCCGGCGGCGCTGTCGGGCATCGTCGCCTCGTTCATTCTCGCGGCGTCACGCGCGGTCGGCGAGACCATGATCGTGGCGCTCGCGGCCGGATCGAAAGCGCAGATGGTGACGAATCCGCTCGGACCCGGCGAGACCATGACTGGCTATATCGTCCAGGTGGTTTCCGGGGACGCCCCGCGCGGCTCGACGATCTACTACTCGCTGTTCGCAGTCGGGCTCTTGCTCTTTGTCATGACGCTGGCGTTGAACATCTTCAGCCATTGGTTCGTGCGCCGGTTCCGGGAGGAATACGAATGA
- a CDS encoding winged helix-turn-helix domain-containing protein, which yields MLRELALWRGQVFTRQQLLDVVWEPTSSVDERTIDVHMSWLRSKLREARSGRNDSDCYGRGYLAEVAS from the coding sequence TTGCTGCGCGAACTCGCGTTGTGGCGCGGTCAGGTCTTTACGCGCCAGCAACTGCTCGACGTGGTGTGGGAACCGACATCTTCCGTCGATGAACGCACGATCGACGTGCACATGTCATGGCTCAGATCGAAACTGCGCGAAGCCAGGTCCGGACGGAATGATTCGGACTGTTACGGCCGCGGCTATTTAGCTGAGGTGGCGTCCTGA
- a CDS encoding type III pantothenate kinase: MFLAIDVGNTNVHIGLTEDLTAPWLRTFRFSSARDRTADEWRAPQYPAEALTADDCIVAMCSVVPAITRSLTEYVEQRVRDFSIAGIEPATARHQVCTDQPRETGTDRLTNAVAVDVLYGRPAIVVDFGTATKVDALDADGRFLEELVATDLGVSMDALASRAAICTPSQSRFRARQSDATPHTRYRPVVLGHLKMVEGLVEMAKAELGSCETVVLTGGNGALFSERSSELGPCKPTSPSKAFASLRSVPNRRPGSRRTNTPNSMNSIAVDCGLTMDLSIMSSRLLAS, from the coding sequence GTGTTTCTCGCGATCGATGTCGGCAACACAAATGTGCACATTGGGCTGACCGAGGATCTGACGGCGCCTTGGCTGAGAACGTTCCGGTTCTCCTCCGCACGTGATCGGACAGCTGATGAATGGCGCGCTCCTCAGTATCCCGCTGAGGCACTCACCGCCGACGATTGCATTGTTGCGATGTGCAGCGTTGTCCCCGCCATTACCCGCAGCCTGACCGAGTATGTGGAGCAGCGCGTTCGGGATTTCTCCATTGCTGGTATCGAGCCAGCTACCGCTCGGCATCAAGTCTGCACCGATCAGCCACGCGAAACCGGCACCGATCGCCTGACCAACGCGGTCGCGGTCGATGTGCTCTACGGCCGTCCGGCCATCGTCGTCGACTTTGGAACGGCGACCAAGGTAGATGCGCTCGACGCGGATGGCCGCTTTCTTGAAGAGCTTGTTGCTACAGATCTGGGTGTAAGCATGGATGCGCTTGCGTCACGGGCTGCGATCTGTACGCCGTCCCAATCGAGATTCCGCGCGAGGCAATCGGACGCAACACCACACACGCGGTACAGGCCGGTGGTACTCGGACACCTGAAGATGGTCGAAGGCCTGGTCGAAATGGCCAAAGCCGAGCTCGGCAGCTGCGAGACCGTCGTGCTCACCGGTGGCAACGGCGCGCTCTTCTCCGAACGTTCCTCGGAATTGGGCCCATGCAAACCAACCTCACCCTCGAAGGCCTTCGCTTCATTGCGCAGCGTGCCCAATCGGCGACCGGGCAGTAGACGAACGAACACGCCCAATTCCATGAATTCGATTGCGGTCGATTGTGGCCTGACCATGGACCTTTCTATAATGTCTTCACGATTGCTTGCGTCCTAA
- the fusA gene encoding elongation factor G: protein MKQYTADKIRNIGLFSHGGAGKTSLAEAMLFVSGATTRLGKVEDGNTVTDFDVDEIKRHMSISLALAPVEYRDHKINVVDAPGYADFLGEVQSALAVVDAAVILLDASAGVEVGSEKAWSMAGAAGVPRILFVNKMDRDNADFNRTIESARSVLGPMVGPLQLPIGAEKSFRGVADILSGRAYMFDDANPGKSIETDIPEEFKRPVREARGQLIEAAADSDEVLMERYLNDEEISDEELRHAVEVAIQNGDMVPVFAGAGSSMKGVDRLLDAIIQYAPAASTRTVIATNSKGDEEELGADAGGPLAALVFKTVADPHVGRVSYFRVFSGSFKSNSSVYNEHADKSERVGHAFFSRGKEHINADSIDAGDIGAIGKLSVTHTGDTLSDEGHHLELPRIDFVKPSYSAAVNPKTKADLDKMGQALHRIVEEDPTLQLGRDSVTGESILSGLGEPHVQIAIERMTRRYGVNVELGLPRVQYRETISSKTNSEYKHKKQTGGAGQYGHVFLELEPLEEADFEFAERVVGGSVPRNFYPAVEKGVREALEAGPVAGYPVVNVKVTLYDGSYHDVDSNEMAFKIASKEAFKKGILMGKPILLEPVMSISVVVPDTFTGDVMSDLNGKRAHVTGMNPAANGSTCIEATVPGAEIQRYATDLRSITQGRGSFTSEFSHYQPVPPNLAEQIKAEARAREEAAA, encoded by the coding sequence GTGAAGCAGTACACAGCTGACAAGATTCGCAACATCGGCCTCTTTTCCCACGGTGGCGCGGGAAAGACATCATTGGCCGAGGCGATGCTGTTCGTCTCCGGGGCGACGACGCGGCTTGGCAAGGTCGAAGACGGCAACACCGTGACGGATTTCGATGTCGACGAGATCAAGCGCCACATGTCGATCTCGCTGGCACTGGCGCCGGTCGAGTATCGGGATCACAAGATCAATGTGGTCGACGCGCCGGGATATGCCGATTTCCTTGGAGAGGTGCAATCGGCGCTGGCCGTCGTCGACGCCGCGGTCATTCTTCTCGACGCGTCAGCGGGCGTCGAGGTCGGGAGCGAGAAGGCCTGGTCGATGGCCGGAGCGGCCGGCGTTCCGCGGATCCTTTTTGTCAACAAGATGGATCGGGACAATGCCGACTTCAACCGCACGATCGAGTCAGCCCGATCTGTGCTCGGACCGATGGTTGGGCCGCTGCAACTCCCGATTGGCGCAGAAAAGTCATTCCGGGGCGTTGCCGACATCCTCTCCGGCCGCGCCTACATGTTCGACGATGCCAATCCGGGCAAGTCGATCGAAACCGACATTCCTGAGGAGTTCAAACGACCGGTACGCGAAGCGCGCGGACAACTCATCGAAGCCGCTGCAGACTCGGACGAAGTGCTGATGGAGCGCTATCTCAACGACGAAGAGATCAGCGACGAGGAATTGCGGCACGCGGTCGAGGTCGCCATCCAAAATGGAGACATGGTTCCAGTCTTTGCAGGAGCCGGATCGTCGATGAAGGGTGTCGATCGATTGCTGGACGCCATCATCCAGTACGCCCCTGCCGCGTCCACACGCACCGTGATCGCGACGAACTCGAAGGGCGACGAGGAAGAACTCGGCGCCGATGCAGGTGGCCCGCTCGCCGCGCTGGTGTTCAAGACCGTAGCCGATCCCCATGTTGGCCGGGTTTCCTATTTCCGGGTTTTCTCGGGTTCGTTCAAGTCGAATAGCTCGGTCTACAACGAACATGCGGACAAGAGCGAACGCGTGGGCCATGCGTTCTTCTCTCGCGGCAAAGAGCACATCAATGCCGATTCGATCGATGCCGGCGACATCGGCGCGATCGGGAAGCTCTCGGTCACGCACACCGGCGACACGCTGAGCGACGAAGGACATCACCTCGAACTGCCGCGGATCGATTTCGTGAAGCCATCCTACTCCGCGGCAGTCAATCCGAAGACGAAAGCGGACCTGGACAAGATGGGACAGGCTCTGCACCGCATCGTCGAGGAGGATCCGACCCTTCAGCTGGGACGCGACTCGGTAACTGGCGAATCGATTCTCTCTGGACTGGGAGAACCGCACGTGCAAATTGCAATCGAGCGTATGACCCGGCGCTACGGCGTCAATGTCGAGCTCGGGCTCCCGAGGGTCCAGTATCGCGAAACGATTTCCTCCAAGACGAATTCCGAATACAAGCACAAGAAACAGACTGGAGGCGCTGGTCAGTACGGCCACGTCTTCCTGGAACTCGAGCCGCTCGAGGAGGCCGACTTCGAATTCGCCGAGCGTGTGGTGGGCGGCTCGGTACCGCGCAACTTCTACCCGGCGGTAGAGAAGGGCGTGCGCGAGGCGCTCGAAGCCGGTCCAGTTGCCGGGTATCCAGTGGTCAACGTCAAAGTGACCTTATACGACGGCAGCTATCACGACGTCGATTCGAATGAAATGGCATTCAAGATCGCTTCGAAAGAGGCCTTCAAGAAGGGCATTTTGATGGGCAAGCCGATCCTCCTCGAACCGGTGATGTCCATTTCCGTGGTCGTGCCCGACACCTTCACCGGAGACGTCATGAGCGACCTGAACGGGAAACGAGCGCATGTAACCGGCATGAACCCGGCCGCTAACGGTTCCACGTGCATCGAGGCGACCGTTCCGGGCGCTGAGATCCAGCGATACGCGACCGATCTTCGCTCCATTACCCAGGGGCGCGGCTCGTTCACGAGCGAGTTCTCGCACTACCAGCCGGTTCCGCCGAATCTCGCCGAGCAGATCAAGGCTGAAGCACGCGCCCGAGAGGAAGCCGCTGCTTGA
- a CDS encoding ribonuclease HI family protein, producing the protein MSQSQVALGEPDSGSPVPLSSRTNPYVITFDGGADPNPGKGYGSFHIQSPTGRELLERRDYPGRAMTNNQAEYRTLIEALLFLREKLGDRAPVEHVRVDGDSQLVINQVQGKWKVRQEELKPLRNEAAALGASFGSIDYRWHRRSNSVRLLGH; encoded by the coding sequence TTGAGTCAGTCACAGGTTGCATTGGGGGAGCCGGATTCCGGCTCCCCCGTTCCGCTCTCTTCTCGCACCAATCCTTATGTCATCACCTTCGACGGGGGAGCCGATCCGAATCCTGGTAAGGGATACGGAAGCTTTCACATCCAAAGCCCCACCGGCCGAGAACTGCTGGAGCGACGCGACTATCCCGGCCGCGCGATGACCAACAACCAGGCGGAATACCGGACACTCATCGAGGCGCTCCTGTTTCTCAGGGAGAAGCTTGGAGACCGCGCACCGGTCGAGCATGTGCGCGTCGACGGTGACAGCCAGCTCGTCATCAATCAGGTCCAGGGGAAATGGAAGGTCCGGCAGGAAGAGCTCAAGCCGCTTCGCAACGAGGCAGCCGCGCTTGGCGCATCGTTTGGCTCCATCGACTATCGCTGGCATCGCCGGTCGAACTCGGTGCGGCTGCTGGGTCACTAG
- a CDS encoding D-alanyl-D-alanine carboxypeptidase family protein, which yields MIAEPAVFMAQPLPAKTHQVVRLLVMLGLIAAYVSLAMAPASAQISELDGISSKRYIVIDAETGEVFVEHNADEEVAIASLTKIFTTIEALELADLNTPITTNSSDMFGADSTTMGFGPGETFTLNDLLYGMMLPSGNDAAHAIARSLGYQQGDSDDQAVSNFIDLVNQRIADMGLTNTHLENPHGLSEDGHYSTARDLAAFTMYALKYPTFQQLIGASSYQTDSGYFVSNTNKLLGSYSGIIGGKTGYDDEAGYCLIEVATRDGSTMISVTLDGEAPDIWYQDNAILLDYAFEAKAEREAAGQQITNSRVSYRDPDAAQILAQSRGGNSIGQAPAASPVPNESTSPVAPTASPFAMASTSQDSNTSSGGRRVSTPITVMGALAAIAVAGFCGWMAYSQSQRKKAAMLVPSHTTADAGVD from the coding sequence GTGATCGCCGAACCAGCAGTGTTCATGGCCCAACCTCTCCCCGCGAAAACTCACCAGGTCGTTCGCCTTCTCGTGATGCTCGGTCTCATCGCGGCATATGTGTCGCTCGCGATGGCTCCGGCCAGCGCGCAGATCTCAGAACTCGACGGCATCTCCTCCAAGCGATACATCGTCATCGACGCCGAAACTGGCGAGGTCTTTGTCGAACACAACGCCGACGAAGAAGTGGCTATCGCGAGCCTGACCAAGATCTTCACAACGATCGAGGCGCTCGAGCTGGCAGACCTGAACACCCCCATCACCACAAACAGTTCCGACATGTTCGGCGCAGATTCGACCACCATGGGCTTCGGCCCCGGTGAGACGTTTACGCTCAACGACTTGCTCTACGGGATGATGCTTCCCTCGGGCAACGACGCGGCGCATGCCATTGCCCGCTCACTCGGCTACCAGCAAGGTGACTCCGATGATCAGGCGGTGAGCAACTTCATCGACCTCGTCAATCAGCGCATTGCCGACATGGGACTCACCAACACGCATCTCGAGAACCCGCACGGGCTCAGCGAGGACGGGCACTATTCGACCGCCCGCGACCTGGCGGCATTCACGATGTACGCGCTCAAGTACCCAACCTTTCAACAGCTCATCGGGGCGAGCTCATACCAGACGGACAGTGGCTATTTCGTCAGCAACACCAACAAGCTCCTCGGCAGCTATTCCGGAATCATTGGCGGCAAGACCGGTTACGACGACGAAGCGGGGTACTGCCTGATCGAAGTCGCCACCCGTGATGGATCGACCATGATTTCCGTCACGCTCGATGGTGAGGCACCTGACATCTGGTATCAGGACAACGCGATACTGCTCGACTATGCGTTCGAAGCGAAGGCCGAGCGGGAAGCGGCGGGTCAGCAAATCACCAACAGCCGTGTCAGCTATCGCGATCCTGACGCCGCTCAAATCCTGGCGCAGAGTCGGGGCGGCAATTCGATCGGCCAGGCGCCAGCCGCTTCGCCGGTTCCCAATGAAAGCACGTCACCAGTCGCACCCACGGCATCTCCGTTTGCGATGGCATCGACAAGCCAGGACTCGAACACATCGAGCGGTGGACGGCGCGTTTCCACACCGATCACGGTCATGGGAGCCCTGGCGGCGATCGCGGTGGCCGGGTTCTGCGGGTGGATGGCGTATTCGCAGTCGCAGCGCAAGAAAGCCGCCATGCTGGTCCCCTCCCACACCACCGCGGACGCGGGTGTGGATTGA
- the thrS gene encoding threonine--tRNA ligase, translating to MAQADLHELSEEMDIAFDPTAAGEFELARMRHSAAHLMAEAIQELYPGVKFAIGPAIEHGFYYDMDLPQSLSSDDLAAIEERMRAHQNAAEPFVRTVVSRQEALDLFGNNPYKVELINGFADGEEITTYQQGNFLDLCRGPHVESTDRIGPFKLQSVAGAYWRGDENRPMLQRVYGTAWFTQEDLDAHLAKLEEAQRRDHRRLGKELELFTVSEEIGPGLILWMPNGATVRYLVEQFEQQEQLARGYQLVYTPHIASEKIYKISGHLETYKENMYSPMSIEEVDYYLKPMNCPGHIMIYKSTVRSYRELPVRYAELGTVYRYERSGTLHGMLRVRGFTQDDAHIFCMPDQVIDEVEAVIDLAEHMADVFGYEFQAYLATRPEKAIGDDEVWDLAIERLRTAMERRGLSYKIDEGGGAFYGPKIDIKWVDALGREWTGPTIQVDFNLPERFDVNYIGEDGERHRAVMIHRTLLGSMERFVGGLVEHYAGAFPMWLAPTQAALIPITGDQIEYANQVAQQLRDAGLRAEVDEGRDRMQAKIRNAQLKKIPFMLVIGKREAESGSVAIRLRTGEDLGAVPVEKAIEMMRSLNESRSLHLAATASA from the coding sequence ATGGCACAGGCTGATTTGCACGAACTCTCGGAAGAAATGGACATTGCGTTCGATCCGACGGCGGCCGGGGAATTCGAACTGGCGCGCATGCGGCATTCCGCAGCCCACCTGATGGCCGAAGCGATCCAGGAGCTCTACCCCGGAGTGAAGTTCGCCATCGGTCCAGCGATCGAGCACGGCTTCTACTACGACATGGACCTCCCGCAATCGCTGAGTTCGGACGATCTCGCCGCGATCGAAGAGCGAATGCGCGCTCATCAGAACGCGGCCGAACCGTTCGTGCGGACGGTCGTTTCTCGTCAGGAGGCGCTCGATCTCTTCGGGAACAATCCGTACAAGGTCGAGCTCATCAACGGCTTTGCTGATGGGGAGGAGATCACGACCTATCAGCAGGGCAATTTCCTCGATCTCTGCCGAGGACCGCATGTCGAGTCGACAGACCGTATCGGACCATTCAAGCTGCAATCCGTGGCCGGGGCATATTGGCGGGGGGATGAGAACCGACCAATGCTGCAACGGGTCTACGGCACGGCCTGGTTCACGCAGGAAGATCTCGATGCGCACCTCGCCAAGCTGGAGGAGGCGCAGCGGCGTGATCACCGACGGCTCGGGAAGGAGCTTGAGCTCTTTACGGTCTCCGAGGAGATCGGGCCGGGCCTGATTCTCTGGATGCCGAACGGGGCAACGGTCCGCTACCTCGTCGAGCAGTTCGAGCAGCAGGAGCAGCTGGCGCGCGGATATCAACTCGTCTATACGCCGCACATCGCATCGGAAAAGATCTACAAGATCTCGGGGCATCTCGAAACGTACAAAGAGAATATGTACTCCCCGATGTCGATCGAAGAGGTGGACTACTACCTCAAACCGATGAACTGCCCCGGGCACATCATGATCTACAAGAGCACAGTGCGCTCCTATCGTGAACTGCCAGTGCGGTATGCGGAGCTCGGTACGGTCTATCGCTACGAGCGTTCGGGCACGCTCCACGGCATGTTGCGGGTGCGCGGCTTCACGCAAGACGATGCACACATCTTCTGCATGCCGGATCAAGTCATCGATGAGGTCGAAGCGGTAATCGACCTGGCCGAACACATGGCCGATGTCTTTGGATACGAGTTCCAGGCATATCTCGCCACGCGGCCCGAAAAAGCTATCGGAGATGACGAGGTCTGGGATCTGGCAATCGAGCGGCTGCGAACGGCCATGGAACGACGAGGGCTGAGCTACAAGATCGATGAGGGCGGAGGCGCGTTCTACGGTCCGAAGATCGACATCAAGTGGGTCGATGCGCTTGGCCGGGAATGGACGGGGCCGACGATCCAGGTCGATTTCAATCTGCCCGAGCGATTCGATGTCAACTACATCGGTGAGGATGGCGAGCGGCATCGCGCGGTCATGATCCACCGGACGTTGCTCGGTTCCATGGAACGCTTCGTCGGTGGACTGGTCGAGCATTACGCCGGGGCCTTCCCGATGTGGTTGGCGCCGACGCAAGCAGCGTTGATCCCAATCACGGGAGACCAAATCGAATACGCAAATCAGGTCGCCCAGCAGTTGCGGGACGCTGGATTGCGAGCCGAGGTCGACGAGGGCCGAGACCGAATGCAAGCGAAGATCCGAAACGCTCAGCTCAAGAAGATTCCGTTCATGCTGGTCATTGGCAAGCGGGAAGCGGAATCGGGTTCAGTCGCGATACGCTTGCGCACGGGCGAGGACCTGGGGGCTGTGCCAGTCGAGAAGGCCATCGAGATGATGCGCAGTCTGAACGAGAGCCGGTCCCTGCACCTGGCGGCAACCGCCAGCGCGTAG